Proteins from a genomic interval of Salvelinus sp. IW2-2015 linkage group LG14, ASM291031v2, whole genome shotgun sequence:
- the ccnc gene encoding cyclin-C isoform X1: MAGNFWQSSHYLQWVLDKQDLLKERQKDMKFMNEEEYWKLQIFFANVIQALGEHLKLRQQVIATAIVYFKRFYARYSLKSIDPVLMAPTCVFLASKVEEFGVVSNTRLISAATSVLKTRFSYAFPKEFPYRMNHILECEFYLLELMDCCLIVYHPYRPLLQYVQDMGQEDMLLPLAWRIVNDTYRTDLCLLYPPFMIALACLHVACVVQQKDARQWFAELSVDMEKILEIIRVILKLYDQWKNFDERKEMAAVINKMPKPKPPPNSENDQSSNGNQNNSYSQS; this comes from the exons ATGGCGGGGAACTTCTGGCAGAGCTCGCATTA TTTGCAGTGGGTCCTGGACAAACAGGACCTGCTGAAGGAGCGTCAGAAGGATATGAAGTTTATGAATGAGGAGGAGTACTGGAAACTGCAGATCTTCTTTGCCAATG TCATCCAGGCCCTGGGTGAACACCTGAAGCTCCGTCAGCAGGTCATCGCTACAGCAATCGTCTACTTCAAACGTTTCTATGCCAG GTACTCCCTGAAGAGTATAGACCCAGTGCTCATGGCTCCTACATGTGTGTTCTTGGCTTCTAAAGTGGAG gaaTTTGGTGTTGTTTCAAACACTCGTCTGATCTCTGCAGCTACGTCCGTGT TAAAAACCAGATTTTCCTATGCCTTCCCAAAGGAGTTCCCTTATAGAATGAACCAT ATATTAGAATGTGAGTTCTACCTACTTGAGCTCATG GACTGCTGTTTGATAGTGTACCACCCCTACAGACCCTTGCTGCAGTATGTGCAGGACATGGGGCAGGAGGACATGCTACTGCCGTTGGCCTG GAGAATAGTGAATGACACGTATAGGACAGACCTCTGTCTACTCTACCCTCCCTTCATGATTGCTCTAG CCTGTCTGCATGTTGCCTGTGTGGTGCAGCAGAAGGACGCCAGGCAATGGTTCGCTGAGCTCTCTGTAGACATGGAGAAG ATTCTGGAGATAATCCGAGTCATCCTAAAGCTTTATGACCAGTGGAAGAACTTTGATGAAAGGAAGGAGATGGCTGCTGTGATCAACAAGATGCCTAAACCCAAGCCTCCTCCCAACAG TGAGAATGACCAGAGCTCTAATGGGAACCAGAACAACTCCTACAGCCAGTCATAG
- the ccnc gene encoding cyclin-C isoform X2, which yields MKFMNEEEYWKLQIFFANVIQALGEHLKLRQQVIATAIVYFKRFYARYSLKSIDPVLMAPTCVFLASKVEEFGVVSNTRLISAATSVLKTRFSYAFPKEFPYRMNHILECEFYLLELMDCCLIVYHPYRPLLQYVQDMGQEDMLLPLAWRIVNDTYRTDLCLLYPPFMIALACLHVACVVQQKDARQWFAELSVDMEKILEIIRVILKLYDQWKNFDERKEMAAVINKMPKPKPPPNSENDQSSNGNQNNSYSQS from the exons ATGAAGTTTATGAATGAGGAGGAGTACTGGAAACTGCAGATCTTCTTTGCCAATG TCATCCAGGCCCTGGGTGAACACCTGAAGCTCCGTCAGCAGGTCATCGCTACAGCAATCGTCTACTTCAAACGTTTCTATGCCAG GTACTCCCTGAAGAGTATAGACCCAGTGCTCATGGCTCCTACATGTGTGTTCTTGGCTTCTAAAGTGGAG gaaTTTGGTGTTGTTTCAAACACTCGTCTGATCTCTGCAGCTACGTCCGTGT TAAAAACCAGATTTTCCTATGCCTTCCCAAAGGAGTTCCCTTATAGAATGAACCAT ATATTAGAATGTGAGTTCTACCTACTTGAGCTCATG GACTGCTGTTTGATAGTGTACCACCCCTACAGACCCTTGCTGCAGTATGTGCAGGACATGGGGCAGGAGGACATGCTACTGCCGTTGGCCTG GAGAATAGTGAATGACACGTATAGGACAGACCTCTGTCTACTCTACCCTCCCTTCATGATTGCTCTAG CCTGTCTGCATGTTGCCTGTGTGGTGCAGCAGAAGGACGCCAGGCAATGGTTCGCTGAGCTCTCTGTAGACATGGAGAAG ATTCTGGAGATAATCCGAGTCATCCTAAAGCTTTATGACCAGTGGAAGAACTTTGATGAAAGGAAGGAGATGGCTGCTGTGATCAACAAGATGCCTAAACCCAAGCCTCCTCCCAACAG TGAGAATGACCAGAGCTCTAATGGGAACCAGAACAACTCCTACAGCCAGTCATAG
- the pgm3 gene encoding phosphoacetylglucosamine mutase → MAQFEEVSQKSAIHPKPVGLVLQYGTAGFRTNSKQLDHVMFRMGLLATLRSKKTKATIGVMVTASHNPEEDNGVKLVDPMGEMVTPAWEVYATQLANAEQEELLTALKDVIEREAISMAQEASVFVGKDTRPSSDSLSQAVLDGVHALGGHSKDYGLVTTPQLHYMVCCQNTQGRYGEATVKGYYRKLSQAFIQLTKNVPNRTDDQKALLVDGANGIGALKVCEMETYLKNELQLSLFNDGSSGKLNHLCGADYVKVQQRAPKGVEMTAGERCCSYDGDADRIVYYYSGSAGRFHLLDGDKIATLISTYLKELLTQAGLDLQIAVVQTAYANGSSTQYLEDTMKVIVRCTKTGVKHLHHAAQEFDIGVYFEANGHGTVLFSKAAEEKIQKLAQDSNTNAERRRAALLLQNTVNLINQTVGDAISDMLLIEAVLAIRGMTVQQWDAIYTDLPNRQLKVKVADRRVIDTTDAERRTVSPAGLQEAIDSLVKKYRQARSFVRPSGTEDVVRVYAEADTQESADALAHEVSLAVYRLAGGVGEEPKSL, encoded by the exons ATGGCCCAGTTTGAGGAAGTATCCCAGAAATCTGCTATCCACCCTAAACCTGTAGGGTTGGTCCTACAGTATGGTACTGCTGGGTTCCGCACCAACTCTAAGCAGTTAGACCATGTCATGTTCCGAATGGGTTTACTGGCCACACTCCGCTCCAAGAAGACTAAGGCCACCATCGGAGTCATGGTCACTGCGTCACACAACCCTGAG GAGGATAACGGGGTGAAGCTGGTGGACCCCATGGGGGAGATGGTGACCCCTGCGTGGGAGGTCTATGCCACCCAGCTGGCCAACGCGGAGCAGGAGGAGCTCCTCACTGCTCTGAAAGACGTCATAGAGAGAGAGGCCATCAGCATGGCCCAAGAGGCCAGCGTGTTCGTGGGAAAAGACACCAG GCCCAGTAGTGACAGCCTATCACAGGCAGTACTGGATGGAGTCCACGCCCTGGGAGGCCACAGTAAAG ACTATGGCTTGGTGACCACACCCCAGCTGCACTACATGGTATGCTGTCAGAACACCCAGGGTCGCTATGGTGAAGCCACTGTCAAAGGTTACTACCGGAAACTCTCCCAGGCTTTCATCCAGCTCACTAAGAAT GTGCCTAACCGTACAGATGATCAGAAGGCCCTGCTGGTGGACGGCGCTAATGGTATCGGGGCTCTGAAGGTGTGTGAGATGGAGACCTACCTGAAGAATGAGCTGCAGCTGTCCCTCTTCAACGACGGCTCCAGCGGAAAACTCAACCACCTGTGTGGAGCCGACTACGTCAAAGTACAGCAGAGAGCTCCCAAAG gggtGGAGATGACTGCTGGGGAGCGTTGCTGTTCCTATGATGGCGATGCTGATCGTATAGTTTATTACTACAGCGGCTCTGCAGGGAGATTCCATCTGCTAGATGGAGACAAGATTGCCACTCTCATCAGCACCTACCTCAAAGAACTGCTCACACaa GCTGGTCTTGACCTGCAGATAGCCGTGGTGCAGACAGCGTACGCTAACGGCAGCTCTACACAATACCTGGAAGATACCATGAAg gTAATAGTGAGGTGTACCAAGACAGGAGTGAAACACCTTCACCATGCAGCTCAGGAGTTTGACATTGGTGTTTACTTTGAGGCTAACGGCCACGGGACT GTTCTGTTCAGTAAAGCAGCAGAGGAAAAGATTCAGAAGCTAGCCCAGGACTCCAACACCAacgctgagaggaggagagctgcACTTCTACTGCAGAACACGGTCAACCTCATCAACCAG ACTGTAGGAGATGCTATTTCTGACATGCTGCTSATTGAGGCTGTGTTAGCCATCAGAGGGATGACAGTACAACAATGGGACGCAATCTACACAGACCTGCCCAACAGACAGCTCAAAGTCAAG GTGGCAGACCGGCGGGTGATTGACACTACAGATGCAGAGAGGAGAACAGTGAGTCCAGCAGGTCTGCAGGAGGCCATAGACAGCCTGGTGAAGAAGTACAGACAGGCACGCTCCTTTGTCCGTCCCTCTGGCACAGAGGATGTGGTCCGAGTGTACGCTGAGGCAGACACACAG gagagtgCCGATGCCCTGGCACATGAAGTTAGCCTGGCAGTGTACCGCCTCGctggaggagtaggagaggagccTAAATcgttataa